Proteins encoded in a region of the Deefgea piscis genome:
- a CDS encoding ParA family protein, whose translation MTVIAVFNMKGGVGKTTIAANLAAAIAKNGVEPLLIDLDPQAHLTSMYGIKTPSSKSIYRFYQGLSSLSDLAMPLPSGVQFIASHLELGKIDAQVARHRDNIWRLKLGLHAEMLSGSGLPIIIDCTPMLGVVAFSALFAADIILVPVASEYLALNGAMQLSQTLYGLEKFQSRTPRRYLLNRYIPNQITAETVAGQLTKHFPGEVLKTRIREQEALAAAVGCGSNIFDFAPTSDAATDFSFLLDELIENNLLSLSRDLPFIHE comes from the coding sequence ATGACCGTAATCGCCGTCTTTAATATGAAAGGAGGCGTGGGTAAAACCACGATTGCCGCCAATTTAGCCGCTGCGATCGCCAAAAATGGCGTCGAACCCTTGCTGATCGACCTTGACCCCCAAGCGCATTTAACGTCGATGTACGGCATCAAGACCCCCAGCAGCAAAAGCATTTATCGGTTTTATCAAGGTTTAAGCTCACTTTCTGACCTTGCTATGCCCTTACCTAGCGGCGTGCAATTTATTGCTTCGCACCTTGAGCTGGGCAAAATCGACGCACAAGTAGCACGGCATCGCGACAATATTTGGCGCCTCAAACTCGGCCTACACGCCGAAATGCTGTCAGGAAGTGGCTTACCCATCATCATCGATTGCACCCCAATGCTGGGGGTTGTTGCATTTTCGGCACTATTTGCCGCTGACATCATCCTCGTACCGGTGGCCTCCGAATACTTGGCGCTGAACGGCGCAATGCAACTTTCGCAAACGCTATACGGACTCGAAAAATTTCAATCCAGAACACCGCGGCGCTACCTTCTAAACCGCTATATTCCCAATCAAATCACCGCCGAAACTGTGGCGGGGCAACTCACCAAGCACTTCCCCGGCGAGGTGCTTAAAACCAGAATCCGCGAGCAAGAAGCACTGGCTGCCGCAGTGGGTTGTGGCAGCAACATCTTTGATTTTGCCCCCACTTCTGACGCCGCAACTGACTTTAGCTTTCTGCTAGATGAATTAATTGAAAATAATTTACTCTCTTTATCGCGCGACCTACCGTTCATCCACGAATAA
- the apbC gene encoding iron-sulfur cluster carrier protein ApbC — protein MTLFDRLLGRTAAAPSQGNPVVSEANLEILRQTLATLIDPDTGKDYIASKCVKNLQWQSGVVSFDLVLGYPAQSQFAARQAQVSAALLQLAGVDAVNVNVSSVITAHAVARGLPLQQGIKNIIAVASGKGGVGKSTTAVNLALALAAEGARVGVLDADIYGPSLPTMMGVADQHPETSDNKYIQPILHYGVQTMSIGFLIDPEQPMVWRGPMVTQALTQLLNDTQWDALDYLVIDLPPGTGDIQLTLSQKVPVTGAVIVTTPQDIALLDARKGLKMFEKVGVPILGVVENMSMHICSQCGHMEAIFGEGGGQKMGTEYGIDLLGQLPLDLSIRLNADAGKPSVVADPNGEIAGLYKAIARKVAVKIAAKSQDFSSKFPKIVIQNT, from the coding sequence ATGACATTGTTTGATCGATTGCTCGGCCGTACGGCCGCAGCGCCTAGCCAAGGAAATCCTGTTGTGAGTGAAGCAAATCTTGAAATTTTACGCCAAACACTGGCCACGCTAATCGATCCGGATACCGGCAAAGATTATATCGCCAGTAAATGCGTTAAAAACTTGCAATGGCAGTCGGGTGTCGTCAGTTTTGACTTGGTTTTAGGCTATCCGGCGCAAAGTCAGTTTGCGGCTCGGCAAGCACAAGTGAGCGCCGCATTATTGCAATTGGCCGGCGTTGACGCGGTGAATGTAAATGTGAGTAGTGTGATTACCGCGCATGCAGTGGCACGTGGTTTGCCGTTGCAGCAAGGCATTAAAAATATTATCGCGGTCGCTTCCGGTAAGGGCGGCGTGGGCAAATCAACCACGGCGGTGAATTTGGCCTTGGCGCTGGCGGCCGAGGGGGCGCGAGTGGGGGTGTTGGATGCCGATATTTATGGCCCAAGCCTGCCAACGATGATGGGCGTTGCTGATCAACATCCAGAAACCAGCGACAATAAATACATCCAGCCGATTTTGCATTACGGCGTGCAAACCATGTCGATTGGCTTTTTGATTGATCCTGAGCAGCCCATGGTGTGGCGCGGCCCAATGGTAACGCAAGCGTTAACGCAGCTACTGAATGATACCCAGTGGGATGCATTGGATTATTTGGTTATCGATTTGCCGCCGGGTACTGGGGATATTCAACTGACGCTGTCGCAAAAAGTGCCGGTGACCGGTGCCGTTATCGTGACTACGCCACAAGACATTGCTTTGCTCGACGCGCGCAAAGGCTTAAAAATGTTTGAGAAAGTCGGTGTGCCGATTTTGGGGGTGGTGGAAAATATGAGCATGCATATTTGCAGTCAGTGCGGCCATATGGAAGCGATTTTTGGTGAAGGCGGCGGCCAAAAAATGGGTACAGAGTATGGTATTGATTTATTGGGTCAATTGCCGTTGGATTTGTCGATTCGTTTGAATGCCGATGCGGGTAAACCTAGCGTAGTGGCCGATCCGAACGGCGAAATTGCCGGTTTGTATAAGGCAATTGCGCGTAAAGTGGCGGTGAAAATCGCCGCCAAGTCGCAGGATTTTTCGAGTAAGTTCCCTAAGATTGTGATCCAAAATACCTAA
- a CDS encoding DedA family protein: MQDLLQTAINHSNELALALLFIIVLAESTALIGLIIPGTILMVTMGTLIGSGKMDFWLACSVGFVAAFLGDLISYALGYRYRRQLQRLKLIRQHRRLLIQARHVLRHHGAIGIFVGRFLGPTRPVLPMVAGMLSMPPKRFMPACILACVLWSPLYFLPGILAGAALGLGASNAMHFPTLLMVTLALILTAGWMLWRLFKLSAPHRWFTFGTPISALASAGALYLLLTHPHANNYGSRLWQVLS, translated from the coding sequence ATGCAAGACTTGCTTCAAACCGCCATTAACCATTCCAATGAATTGGCCCTCGCGCTGTTATTCATTATTGTATTGGCCGAATCCACCGCCTTAATTGGCCTGATCATCCCCGGTACTATTTTAATGGTCACCATGGGTACATTGATTGGCAGCGGCAAAATGGATTTTTGGCTCGCGTGTAGCGTTGGTTTTGTCGCCGCGTTCTTGGGTGACCTGATTTCCTACGCACTCGGTTATCGCTATCGCCGCCAACTACAACGACTCAAGCTGATTCGTCAACATCGCCGGCTACTGATTCAAGCTCGACATGTTTTGCGCCATCACGGCGCCATCGGTATTTTTGTTGGTCGATTTTTAGGGCCGACTCGACCAGTACTACCCATGGTGGCAGGTATGCTCTCCATGCCCCCGAAGCGCTTTATGCCGGCATGTATACTGGCCTGCGTGCTTTGGTCGCCATTGTATTTTTTACCCGGGATTTTAGCCGGTGCGGCCCTCGGGCTTGGCGCAAGCAATGCAATGCATTTCCCAACGCTATTGATGGTGACGCTGGCACTGATACTGACCGCAGGCTGGATGTTGTGGCGCCTATTTAAGCTGAGCGCACCGCATCGCTGGTTTACTTTCGGCACGCCCATCAGTGCATTAGCCAGCGCTGGCGCACTGTACTTACTACTCACCCACCCCCATGCCAACAACTACGGCAGCCGACTATGGCAGGTTTTAAGCTAA
- a CDS encoding glycerophosphodiester phosphodiesterase, whose protein sequence is MHLLAHRGCTWQQPENTLAAFASALALGFTGIETDVRWSLDGEAILYHDRLSPRGQAVAALTRKELSHQAGFIVPSLSEALDAFPDAFWNIELKTPAGLPSILSTLSKVQDKTPILASSFYHPLIQEAANTLSTYLGLLFASRPLSLNTLLEISNASPKIKTLIWNFEILDPSFIDEARRLGFAHFVYGAANEIEHEWCRKLAIDGIITDYPEWVGLGSAPCWQ, encoded by the coding sequence ATGCATTTACTCGCACATCGTGGCTGCACTTGGCAGCAGCCAGAAAACACCCTCGCCGCTTTTGCTAGCGCACTGGCATTGGGCTTTACCGGCATTGAAACCGATGTACGCTGGTCTTTGGATGGTGAGGCTATTTTGTATCACGACCGGCTCAGTCCTCGCGGCCAAGCTGTCGCCGCACTGACCCGTAAAGAATTATCGCACCAAGCAGGCTTTATCGTCCCCAGCTTAAGCGAAGCATTGGACGCTTTTCCCGATGCATTTTGGAATATTGAACTTAAAACGCCGGCAGGTTTACCGTCGATTTTGAGCACTTTGAGTAAAGTCCAAGATAAAACCCCCATCTTGGCTTCTTCATTTTACCACCCACTGATTCAAGAAGCCGCAAATACCCTTAGCACGTATCTTGGCCTACTCTTTGCTAGTCGACCATTATCACTCAATACCCTACTAGAGATCAGCAATGCCTCACCCAAAATAAAAACTTTAATTTGGAATTTTGAAATCCTAGACCCCAGTTTTATTGATGAAGCGAGGCGACTGGGATTTGCTCATTTTGTCTATGGCGCCGCCAATGAGATTGAACATGAATGGTGTCGTAAATTGGCCATAGATGGCATCATTACCGACTATCCCGAATGGGTGGGCTTAGGTAGCGCGCCTTGCTGGCAGTAA
- a CDS encoding patatin-like phospholipase family protein, with translation MTRKLRYPSLKQALLCWSLLVLTSPVWAERPRIGLVLGGGGARGFAHVGVIKVLEQNRIPVDCVIGTSIGSLVGAAYAAGRNPNEMQTRIVRANWDDLISSTLPRQLNTFRRKQDDLYSLINVEFGLSDGGDIKLPSAAISTQKIEFFLRDLTFAGTVKDFDQLAIPYRAIATDMEDGSMVVQDRGDLVTAMRASMAVPGIFPAVNTENRMLVDGGLVRNLPVDVARETCADVVIAVDVGSPPLKRDQIKDVFSVADQYTRLMMIQNVAPQLKSLSSQDVLITPEFGDISASDFKKGVELIDAGEVAANRVLTQLQRYSVSPQEYAAWQSQRNELRLQPKPVQRIDVAPTNVVNPEVLKNALNIDINQPLASNEFHDHLMQVYAKGDHSQLDYELRQTGDGEAVSILPIEKSWGPNYLKFGLSFATDFSGSQPWNISAQYRRTWLNDLGAEWKTTAQIGSSSMINTEFYQPLLLNEAMFLSTYYRYFTGPLSIWQGDQQLAEYEYNKSSVGLDFGSVLSTHTELRIGPVFNEYSGKRSVGSLVFPESSNYDYGIRFNAFYDNLDHYFFPKNGSYFNAYGYYTLGVGKQQENYARYGFVYRKALPIDSDAIHFTLKAQSTYGEQPPFADVKWLGGFLNLSSYNYQELVGERFVYGSLQYLHATSFLSGSYVGSALEVGGVFDTQDQRLDDALHYSASVYLAYDSFLGPLYFGAAYGDNRQARFYMMLGKQF, from the coding sequence ATGACACGAAAATTGCGCTACCCCAGCCTCAAACAGGCGCTACTTTGCTGGTCTTTATTGGTGTTGACCTCGCCAGTTTGGGCGGAACGACCACGGATTGGTTTGGTGCTGGGTGGTGGCGGTGCGCGAGGCTTTGCCCACGTTGGCGTCATCAAAGTATTAGAGCAAAATCGCATTCCTGTCGATTGTGTGATTGGCACCAGTATTGGTTCATTGGTGGGGGCGGCGTATGCGGCTGGGCGCAATCCCAATGAAATGCAAACGCGGATTGTGCGCGCCAATTGGGATGACTTGATTAGCTCAACCTTGCCGCGTCAGCTCAATACCTTTCGCCGCAAACAAGATGATTTGTATTCATTAATCAATGTTGAGTTTGGTTTGAGTGATGGCGGCGATATCAAGCTACCCAGTGCAGCGATTAGCACGCAAAAAATTGAATTCTTTCTACGTGATCTGACTTTTGCTGGCACGGTCAAAGATTTTGATCAATTGGCCATTCCATACCGCGCTATTGCTACCGATATGGAAGACGGCAGTATGGTGGTACAAGACAGAGGCGATTTGGTCACAGCAATGCGCGCCAGTATGGCGGTGCCGGGGATTTTTCCAGCGGTGAATACCGAAAACCGCATGTTGGTCGATGGCGGCTTGGTGCGTAATTTGCCCGTCGATGTGGCTCGAGAGACGTGCGCGGATGTGGTGATTGCGGTCGATGTTGGCTCGCCGCCCTTAAAGCGCGATCAAATTAAAGACGTGTTTAGCGTGGCCGACCAATATACCCGGTTGATGATGATTCAAAACGTTGCGCCACAATTAAAAAGCTTAAGCAGCCAAGACGTGCTGATTACGCCGGAGTTTGGCGATATTTCGGCCAGTGATTTTAAAAAAGGCGTTGAACTCATTGACGCCGGTGAAGTAGCGGCCAATCGGGTGTTAACGCAATTGCAGCGGTATTCGGTGAGCCCGCAAGAATACGCAGCATGGCAGTCGCAAAGGAATGAATTGCGTTTGCAGCCTAAACCCGTGCAAAGAATTGATGTGGCGCCGACCAATGTCGTTAATCCCGAAGTGCTTAAAAATGCCTTGAATATTGATATCAATCAGCCATTGGCATCGAATGAATTTCATGATCATTTAATGCAGGTGTATGCCAAGGGCGATCATAGCCAATTAGATTATGAATTACGCCAAACCGGTGATGGGGAGGCGGTATCTATTTTACCCATTGAGAAAAGTTGGGGCCCCAATTACCTTAAATTTGGTTTAAGTTTTGCTACTGATTTTAGTGGCTCACAGCCGTGGAATATTAGCGCGCAATACCGCCGAACATGGCTTAATGATTTGGGCGCAGAATGGAAAACCACCGCGCAAATTGGTAGTTCGAGCATGATTAATACCGAATTTTACCAACCCTTGCTATTAAATGAAGCGATGTTTTTATCGACGTATTATCGCTATTTTACTGGGCCACTGTCGATTTGGCAGGGGGACCAGCAATTGGCTGAATATGAGTACAATAAATCATCGGTTGGTTTGGATTTTGGTTCGGTATTGTCAACGCATACTGAATTAAGAATTGGCCCAGTATTTAATGAATATAGCGGTAAGCGCTCGGTGGGGTCTTTGGTTTTTCCGGAGTCGTCTAATTATGATTACGGGATTCGATTTAATGCCTTTTACGATAATCTAGATCATTATTTCTTCCCCAAAAATGGCAGTTATTTTAATGCCTATGGTTATTACACTTTGGGGGTGGGCAAGCAGCAAGAAAATTATGCGCGTTATGGTTTTGTTTATCGCAAAGCGCTGCCGATTGATAGTGATGCCATTCATTTTACCCTCAAAGCGCAAAGCACCTATGGCGAGCAACCGCCATTTGCTGATGTGAAATGGCTGGGTGGGTTTTTGAATTTATCCAGTTATAACTACCAAGAATTGGTGGGGGAGCGCTTTGTTTATGGCTCTTTGCAGTACTTGCACGCGACGTCGTTTTTGTCGGGAAGTTATGTCGGGAGCGCATTAGAAGTCGGTGGGGTGTTTGATACGCAAGATCAGCGCCTTGACGATGCACTGCATTATTCGGCTTCGGTTTATCTGGCTTACGATAGCTTTTTAGGTCCGCTGTATTTTGGCGCGGCGTATGGCGATAATCGTCAGGCACGGTTTTATATGATGCTCGGTAAGCAATTTTAA
- a CDS encoding Tex family protein: MTSIFQRLAQELACREPQVLAAVTLLDEGATVPFISRYRKELTGGLDDTQLRRLEERLRYLRELEDRRASVLNTIREQGQLTADLERVLLEADNKQTLEDLYLPFKQKRRTKAQIAREAGLAPLGEALRLNPSLVPETAALDFLSAEHGVNDVKAALDGARAILLETWSENATLLGALRELVQQEGQLKTSVIAGQESAGAKFSDYFDFSERLMAMPSHRLLAILRARNEGILAIHLLLPEEIAAGGRMGEANRCELLIARHAGIAAQNRAADKWLNDSVRLAWRAKIALSLENELLSAARERADLEAIRVFALNLKDLLLAAPAGPRATLGLDPGLRTGVKVAVVDATGKFVAHETIYPHEPRRDWAGSLAVLERLCVAHQIELIAIGNGTASRETDKLATELIARLDGRKPAKIVVSEAGASVYSASELAAKEFPDLDVSIRGAVSIARRLQDPLAELVKIDPKAIGVGQYQHDVNQHELARMLDAVVEDCVNAVGVDVNIASAALLARVSGLSATIANNIVTYRDSHGVFANRKALLKVPRLGDKAFELSAGFLRIMQGDHPLDASAVHPEAYPLVEKILARVNKNIRQLIGDRSVLQQLDPAGLVDAQFGLPTVKDVLAELEKPGRDPRPEFKTATFADGVERIQDLKVDMVLEGVVSNVTNFGAFVDIGVHQDGLVHISCLAGRFVKDPREVVKAGDVVKVKVTEVDVPRKRIALTMRLNDAPRESAATQSAPALTAQQRKAVKTPAPQLGAMADQLAALKLKHSR, from the coding sequence ATGACATCGATATTTCAGCGTTTAGCGCAAGAATTGGCCTGCCGTGAGCCACAAGTTTTGGCAGCGGTCACTTTATTGGATGAAGGCGCGACCGTGCCGTTTATTTCGCGCTATCGCAAAGAGCTAACCGGTGGCTTGGACGATACGCAGTTGCGTCGCTTGGAAGAGCGCCTACGCTATTTGCGCGAGCTAGAAGATCGTCGAGCGAGTGTACTCAATACCATTCGCGAGCAAGGCCAGCTTACTGCAGATTTAGAGCGGGTATTGCTCGAGGCAGATAATAAACAAACGCTTGAAGACCTATACCTGCCGTTTAAGCAAAAACGTCGCACCAAGGCACAAATCGCTCGCGAAGCCGGTTTGGCCCCGCTGGGCGAAGCATTGCGACTCAATCCTAGCTTGGTACCAGAAACGGCGGCGTTGGATTTTTTGAGTGCTGAGCATGGCGTGAATGACGTGAAAGCGGCGCTGGACGGTGCGCGTGCGATTTTATTGGAAACATGGAGCGAAAACGCCACATTATTAGGCGCTTTGCGTGAGCTAGTGCAGCAAGAAGGGCAACTTAAAACCAGTGTGATCGCTGGGCAAGAAAGCGCCGGCGCAAAATTTAGCGATTATTTTGATTTTTCTGAACGGCTGATGGCAATGCCGTCGCATCGCCTGTTGGCGATTTTGCGCGCTCGCAACGAAGGCATTTTGGCGATTCATTTATTGCTGCCCGAAGAAATCGCTGCCGGTGGCCGCATGGGCGAGGCCAATCGCTGCGAACTGTTGATTGCACGCCATGCCGGCATTGCGGCGCAAAATCGCGCGGCGGATAAATGGTTGAATGACTCGGTGCGTTTAGCATGGCGAGCGAAAATCGCTTTGTCCTTAGAAAACGAATTACTGAGCGCCGCTCGTGAGCGCGCCGATTTGGAAGCGATTCGGGTATTTGCTTTGAACTTAAAAGACTTGCTGCTGGCCGCGCCCGCTGGCCCGCGCGCCACACTGGGTTTGGATCCTGGCTTACGCACTGGCGTGAAGGTGGCGGTGGTCGATGCAACGGGTAAATTTGTCGCGCATGAAACGATTTATCCGCACGAGCCACGTCGGGATTGGGCTGGCTCACTCGCTGTGCTAGAGCGCTTATGTGTCGCGCATCAGATTGAATTGATTGCCATTGGTAACGGCACGGCCAGCCGTGAAACCGATAAATTGGCCACTGAGTTGATTGCTCGATTAGATGGGCGAAAGCCGGCGAAAATCGTCGTTTCTGAAGCTGGCGCTTCGGTGTATTCGGCGTCGGAATTGGCGGCCAAAGAGTTTCCGGACTTGGATGTGTCGATTCGCGGCGCAGTGTCCATTGCGCGGCGCTTGCAAGATCCATTGGCAGAATTGGTGAAAATCGACCCTAAAGCGATTGGTGTTGGCCAGTATCAACATGATGTGAATCAGCATGAGTTGGCGCGGATGCTGGACGCGGTGGTTGAAGATTGTGTGAATGCCGTCGGCGTGGATGTGAATATCGCCTCGGCGGCGTTGTTGGCCAGGGTATCGGGTTTAAGCGCAACCATCGCCAACAACATCGTCACCTACCGTGATAGTCATGGCGTATTTGCCAATCGTAAAGCTTTGCTCAAAGTGCCGCGTTTGGGCGACAAAGCGTTTGAACTATCGGCGGGGTTTTTGCGAATTATGCAAGGCGACCATCCTTTGGATGCCTCCGCCGTTCACCCTGAAGCGTATCCATTGGTCGAGAAAATCTTGGCACGGGTGAATAAAAACATTCGCCAGTTGATTGGTGATCGCAGCGTGTTGCAGCAGTTAGACCCTGCTGGTTTGGTTGATGCGCAATTTGGTTTGCCAACGGTGAAAGACGTATTGGCCGAGCTAGAAAAACCCGGGCGTGACCCGCGGCCAGAGTTTAAAACTGCGACTTTTGCCGACGGTGTTGAGCGCATTCAAGATTTAAAAGTCGATATGGTGCTCGAAGGCGTAGTCAGTAATGTGACTAATTTTGGCGCTTTTGTGGATATTGGCGTGCATCAAGATGGTTTGGTGCATATATCGTGCTTGGCCGGACGCTTTGTGAAGGACCCACGCGAGGTGGTGAAGGCCGGCGACGTGGTGAAAGTGAAAGTCACCGAAGTCGATGTGCCGCGTAAACGCATCGCGCTGACCATGCGCTTAAATGACGCACCGCGCGAATCAGCAGCTACGCAAAGTGCGCCAGCACTGACTGCGCAACAAAGAAAGGCGGTCAAAACGCCGGCACCGCAATTAGGGGCGATGGCCGATCAGTTGGCGGCGTTAAAGCTAAAACACTCACGCTAA